A single Loxodonta africana isolate mLoxAfr1 chromosome 12, mLoxAfr1.hap2, whole genome shotgun sequence DNA region contains:
- the POMC gene encoding pro-opiomelanocortin, protein MPRSCCSCSGVLLLALLLQVSMEVRGWCLESSQCQDLTTESNLLECIQACKLDLSAERPVFPGNEEQRLTETPRKYVMGHFRWDRFGRRNGSSGGGAGQKREQGLAAGDGGDVLPAGGPGLRGDGPESGPREGKRSYSMEHFRWGKPVGKKRRPVKVYPNGAEGESAEAFPLEFKRELARERPEPARGPEGPDEGAATQADLDNGLVAEVEATSAEKKDEGPYKMEHFRWGSPAKDKRYGGFMTSEKSQTPLVTLFKNAIIKNAYKKGH, encoded by the exons ATGCCTCGATCCTGCTGCAGCTGCTCAGGGGTCCTGCTGCTGGCTTTGCTGCTTCAGGTCTCCATGGAAGTACGCGGCTGGTGCCTGGAGAGCAGCCAGTGTCAGGACCTCACCACGGAAAGCAACCTGCTG GAGTGCATCCAGGCCTGCAAGCTGGACCTGTCGGCCGAGAGGCCCGTGTTCCCCGGCAACGAGGAGCAGAGGCTGACCGAGACCCCCCGGAAGTACGTCATGGGCCACTTCCGCTGGGACAGGTTTGGCCGCCGAAATGGGAGCAGCGGCGGCGGCGCAGGGCAGAAGCGGGAGCAGGGGCTCGCGGCGGGCGACGGCGGCGACGTGCTGCCCGCGGGCGGCCCCGGGCTCCGCGGCGATGGCCCTGAGTCGGGCCCGCGCGAGGGCAAGCGCTCCTACTCCATGGAGCACTTCCGCTGGGGCAAGCCGGTGGGCAAGAAGAGGCGCCCGGTGAAGGTGTACCCCAACGGCGCCGAGGGCGAGTCAGCCGAGGCCTTCCCCCTCGAGTTCAAGCGGGAGCTGGCCCGGGAGCGGCCCGAGCCGGCGCGCGGCCCCGAGGGCCCGGACGAGGGCGCGGCCACCCAGGCCGACCTGGACAATGGCCTCGTGGCGGAGGTCGAGGCGACGTCGGCCGAGAAGAAGGACGAGGGGCCCTACAAGATGGAGCACTTCCGCTGGGGCAGCCCCGCCAAGGACAAGCGCTACGGCGGCTTCATGACCTCCGAGAAAAGCCAGACGCCCCTGGTGACGCTGTTCAAAAACGCCATCATCAAGAACGCCTACAAGAAGGGCCACTGA